The following proteins come from a genomic window of Mycobacterium sp. DL:
- a CDS encoding CsbD family protein: MGIVDKAKNAAEDAIGQVKQVVGDVTGNDDLKAEGKKDEGTAGVKKVGENIKDKFSS; encoded by the coding sequence ATGGGAATCGTCGACAAGGCCAAGAACGCTGCTGAGGACGCGATCGGCCAGGTCAAGCAGGTCGTCGGTGATGTGACCGGCAACGACGACCTCAAGGCCGAAGGCAAGAAGGACGAAGGCACCGCCGGCGTCAAGAAGGTCGGCGAGAACATCAAGGACAAGTTCTCCAGCTGA
- a CDS encoding nuclear transport factor 2 family protein codes for MVVMPEQGGFTPTAADVEGVLAWFERYDAMAVAKDVEGMADQAMFPLNEVTDGRADPCDRDHFVAQMTEQLSGSGDFTMESIRTPHFLNQNLVFVITDATIAGADFAQHVRYGDLLVKSEGGWKFQTMVQGGWGDYGSAGSADDPHSVA; via the coding sequence ATGGTTGTGATGCCAGAGCAGGGTGGATTCACCCCCACGGCAGCAGACGTCGAAGGGGTGCTCGCCTGGTTCGAGCGGTATGACGCGATGGCGGTCGCCAAGGACGTCGAGGGAATGGCGGATCAAGCGATGTTCCCGCTCAACGAGGTCACCGACGGCCGGGCCGACCCATGCGACCGCGACCACTTCGTCGCGCAGATGACCGAACAGCTCAGTGGCAGCGGCGATTTCACGATGGAGTCCATCCGCACACCGCACTTCCTCAACCAGAACCTGGTGTTCGTGATCACCGACGCCACGATCGCGGGCGCGGACTTCGCGCAGCATGTGCGCTACGGCGATCTGCTGGTGAAGTCAGAAGGCGGATGGAAGTTCCAGACGATGGTGCAGGGCGGCTGGGGTGACTACGGATCGGCTGGGTCGGCCGACGATCCGCATTCGGTTGCTTGA
- a CDS encoding CsbD family protein, with the protein MSDFSNKVDELAGQAKQAAGDLTDNSDLRAEGAVDEAKAQVKQTAEAVKDKAGEVAESAEQKVDEVKQAADDKVHEVKQAAQDMHLDDNRVLIGVAAAVVAVGVVLVARRSTKRRGKRRRVVAHAATAGLRQALKS; encoded by the coding sequence GTGTCCGATTTCTCGAACAAGGTCGACGAACTGGCCGGTCAGGCCAAGCAGGCCGCCGGCGATCTCACCGACAACAGCGACCTGCGCGCCGAGGGTGCCGTCGATGAAGCCAAGGCCCAGGTGAAGCAAACGGCTGAGGCCGTCAAGGACAAGGCCGGCGAGGTCGCCGAGTCTGCCGAACAAAAGGTCGATGAGGTCAAGCAGGCCGCCGACGACAAGGTCCACGAGGTCAAGCAGGCCGCACAGGACATGCACCTCGACGACAACCGGGTGCTGATCGGTGTGGCTGCCGCGGTGGTGGCCGTCGGGGTCGTGCTGGTGGCCCGGCGCAGCACCAAGCGGCGCGGTAAGCGTCGTCGTGTCGTGGCGCACGCCGCCACCGCCGGACTGCGCCAGGCGCTCAAGTCCTGA
- a CDS encoding TetR family transcriptional regulator: protein MTAADDDLGLRERKKRRTREAVRLAAFELFQKQGYPNTTIEQIAELADVSPRTFFRYFPNKAALLIPDHLMDPIIEFFLAAPSELRPIPAYRHALEQVFSGMAGAEWGEEMARQQLLYTLPEAAAALYNEYIHTIELITGALAERLNRSAEDPQLRIAAGAMTGVMMAALHGTPMAPETLYEGLNFLDAGLPL from the coding sequence ATGACGGCCGCCGACGACGACCTGGGCCTCCGGGAACGCAAGAAGCGTCGGACCCGTGAAGCGGTGCGTCTCGCGGCTTTCGAACTCTTCCAGAAGCAGGGCTACCCGAACACCACCATCGAACAGATCGCCGAGCTCGCCGACGTCTCCCCGCGGACGTTCTTCCGGTACTTCCCCAACAAAGCGGCACTGCTGATCCCTGATCACCTGATGGATCCGATCATCGAGTTCTTCCTGGCCGCACCGTCGGAACTGCGGCCGATCCCGGCCTACCGCCACGCCCTCGAGCAGGTCTTCAGCGGGATGGCCGGCGCCGAGTGGGGTGAAGAGATGGCGCGCCAGCAGCTGCTTTACACGCTGCCGGAGGCGGCTGCGGCCCTGTACAACGAGTACATCCACACCATCGAGTTGATCACCGGCGCCTTGGCCGAGCGGCTGAACCGATCCGCCGAGGACCCTCAGTTGCGCATCGCCGCCGGTGCGATGACGGGCGTCATGATGGCTGCCCTTCACGGCACGCCGATGGCCCCGGAGACCCTGTACGAGGGTCTGAATTTTCTGGACGCCGGCCTGCCGCTGTAG
- a CDS encoding alpha/beta fold hydrolase gives MSETKFVDIHGVKQAVVDEGEGDEVLLLIHGMAGSADTWRAVIAQLAKKYRVVAPDLTGHGQSEKPRTDYSLGAFAVGLRDLLDELGVESATVVGHSLGGGVAMQFLYQHPDYCRRLVLISSGGLGPDVGLILRLLAAPGAELVMPVIAPPPVIRAGNAVRSWLSSAGLRSPRGAEIWSAYSSFSDRGTRDAFLRTLRSVVDYRGQSVSALNRLKLREDLPTLAIWGEQDAIIPVAHAYSALEARPDCRLEVLPDVGHFAQVEAPTEVIDIIDDFISTTVPSDTRA, from the coding sequence ATGAGCGAAACGAAGTTCGTCGACATCCATGGGGTCAAGCAAGCTGTGGTGGACGAGGGCGAGGGCGACGAGGTCCTGCTGCTGATCCACGGCATGGCAGGTAGTGCGGACACGTGGCGGGCGGTGATCGCGCAGCTCGCCAAGAAGTACCGCGTGGTGGCTCCCGACCTCACGGGTCACGGGCAGTCGGAGAAGCCTCGGACGGACTATTCACTGGGTGCTTTTGCCGTTGGTCTGCGCGACCTGCTCGACGAACTCGGTGTCGAGTCGGCGACCGTTGTCGGCCACTCACTCGGTGGCGGGGTGGCCATGCAGTTCCTCTACCAGCATCCGGACTACTGTCGCCGGCTCGTGTTGATCAGCAGTGGCGGACTCGGTCCCGACGTCGGGTTGATCCTGCGACTTCTCGCGGCTCCGGGTGCGGAGTTGGTGATGCCGGTGATCGCGCCGCCCCCGGTGATCCGCGCGGGCAACGCGGTGCGCTCCTGGTTGAGCTCAGCTGGTCTGCGCTCGCCGCGCGGCGCGGAGATCTGGAGTGCCTATTCGTCGTTCTCCGACCGCGGAACCCGGGACGCATTCCTGCGCACCCTGCGGTCGGTGGTCGACTACCGCGGCCAGTCGGTCAGCGCGCTGAACCGGTTGAAGCTGCGCGAGGACCTGCCCACGCTGGCGATCTGGGGCGAGCAGGATGCCATCATCCCGGTCGCCCACGCCTACTCGGCGCTCGAGGCCCGACCGGATTGCCGACTCGAGGTGCTGCCCGACGTCGGCCATTTCGCCCAGGTCGAGGCGCCGACAGAGGTGATCGACATCATCGACGACTTCATCTCCACCACCGTGCCGTCGGACACCCGGGCATGA